gactgagtatggattataagcttcggccattgtggtactcttctaaaattgggtatctctgcgtatactctagaattggttattaagtgctgccactcgttgagccaattgacctaagttgttaaattcttatcccaacagcttttctttccacattagcAGCATTACctgaacggctaaagcagctagctgatcatcagccaagtttaatgagaagcataagttcctagtctctcggaacctttgaagaaactcagtgcccaattcattagtcttctgccttatagttgtcagatcggtaatcttcttttctccagtcccagtataaaaatatgtatgaaatttttttccagatcagcccaattggcaatagagttGACTGGCAgcgacgagaaccaagtgaaggctggtcctgatagggataaggagaagaaacgaactcgatgggcctcctcaactgatgcctcgcccaattgtgtaagataccgactgacatgttctatcgtgcttgtactgtcttagccagtgaacttagcgaactctagTAGCCTGTAATTTGCagaaagaatgaccaaatcataccattctggatatgagcgtttatacgaaaaggtcagcccttttggcttcagaccgaactgattcatcatcatctcgatcacctttagcaacaactcgtcagcatgtgaatttggatttctctacacctgctgacccatctgtggattaaaatcccgtgtgccttgataccctgaatttggaatcatgtgaagggtgttataatctataccataatgatacccctgtggaatctctatctattgggtcctttgctggtttgctgcttgaagtctctgattgtagacatgaggatctatatctctacgaatcctttgaatggatggtgctattttttgagccgacgacgatatgtggcctgatgtgccaaaattaatcacttggttctgaccttgctccgtcagctgttgcacatgctgtactaatggtctaggattatactgtatctgattcgtagtagtaccttgagcttgttcagatgaaccctgaactgtctagacatcatcattaccagctggtgctgcttcttgatgaccggtaccgacttgattagtcccttgggtccacggatctagaatgttgtaataagccagcccagCTCGACCAACTGAAaccccatgaatcgcctctttcatggcgttgtggaatgtgtccaagaaagcttcattatggcttgatatggcatcgcgaacagatttgtctataacTTTCATAAAGAAACGTCTATCTTTAGCTTCAACTGTATTTGTCTGTCCgcgtaatagaactcttggtagcggatatttctgaacaattgtgttctcacgtgttttggtgtaggacaacaaacatttgttctgaaattattctatagctttgctgacgacacatttatctccatcaggtaggtcttcgtaatgtaccataaggatgtcgttgttgttgtgaccCGCcgtgacgattgtggggtcccacagGGTGTGCCAGGAACGTGTGTCGACatggaatttcgtcccgtgccaagggcacacgagcaagccggaagggtctgcgcaatggagctggagatccgcctagcttcagcgcaggggtggtcgatcctgctcactcctcccgagacatgtcagtcaatttaaccctgcaattgacaaggagaaaaagtttatcaataatttagggcgaaacgtgccggtgttgccagacagtcccgaatgtgcggctctgagagctgatatgaaaggagatcgactaaatagtcgattccaacatattcataagaataaatcagttaaagctcatgggggtgGTGTAAGAAGAATCTGTTattattcaggatgaatatcattatttagacaaatattggtcaatggcaataagatgtcaacagtaattagttcatgctaagccaatgactgtgaGTAACCGAACCTTTTTTATGTAAAAGAAacaactcatcatcattcaaccatttaataaagataaatctaatgaacatattagatctcatctatcgctatgaccagtgggggcatgagacagaatcatgcaggccgtagaaacaacaatagactcaacgaccctaaattatcactaatatcagtgggccatgaggcagaatcatgcaggccataatacactaataagatcatgggggctaacacatctttcaacatatccctacttcaacgatctcgtaatgtgaattgttcgtgaaagcgttcgatatcggctaaaacaaccgattcaggcatagcgcacagttaaggtcatgccttctcaggaacagatctaccaaacaACGATCcctactccatggtgctaacagtggggtgtgaggcagaatcacacagaccgtgataacgggccatggaacaattttcgctagccaatagatctactcaagatcagacatgccttaaacgtacgctatgcacaatcaagattgatataaaacagccgataaaacataactcatcatttaaagtgcagattagatcagtttagattaaccaacgatgggctaaacaagatataaggccgatctagatcaatcctaatcgagcgaagtgatattgctgtaattaaataaataataaacgcaacaagcaatatcgataacttaaagaatctatctgaaggaacgtCACCTTtggatagagccgataacttgaccttaatctagttcgagaagtggaggtcgaccgggtcgatacagccatacttaaactagacaagaatcgataactagcttataccagagtcactgtggaggtcgaccggatcgatgcagccgtacgaacggaggtataagccatgacggtacttacagacaagcagtgaaggtcgaccggatcgatatagccgtacttgctgaagaattcaccgagatctactctactcctactcctaaggggtggccagagccaaaaaagtaagtaacttgtatttgattgattgtgtgtttgatacaatagccgtgggtttatatttataccctgggctgataagagtcctaaacgatCATGACTAGATAAAAAGAAAtaccaagatacatggactctaatttctcttatgtagaatccttgctgatgaagcttccttatttgatacgtgtccttgtttctttcatcctaATATGCACCAGGACatcatgtctctctcaaattaattaaataatattttttggccggctcataaatatcccttaattaggaaactttctcgCTTTTGACATCATCAGCTGATCTGATCCTTttcaggataagcttaccaaattttgttgtaaacacaggcccccctagttcaaagtatgagttttcatgcttcgaactattttgatccGATGGTCTTCTTTTTCCCAGCCAATGACATTTGATCGCAATCACTGAAAGCTGCATCGGCTCCATCTTCTTTTTAATCTTGATAACTTCAAAATTGATCTTTCTTTGCATCTCCGTTCATCTGCTTTAGTCGATTAGGAGCTGGCCCCCCGAGTTCGatcatagcaatacaagttaaTCGGTAGTACAGAAATATGTTGCATAAAAAGTTTAAGTATTGTAGCCGatagtcttcttccaaggagccgagGAATTTACTGACAGCGATATTACCTTatttcaagcctcacctacacatgtgaaatttgaagtgtctaccataccatcttgggtggttgagaaatggaacggattagaatcaagtcatcctcgcttcccctgctcagaaaacgtaggtttttgaaagattttcaaattaaaacatagctttgctcctcaaatgattctctcagatcgctcaatgtgtatagttcctcgtcaaagcattgttttgtctcttcttatcctacttctaaaaagcttgtggagttttaggtagggataaaatatgtagcgtacttaccttgcatatattgtaaggtcaaatcccggatccaaggagagaaatgtcatactcttagatcaagatatgcatgtgcgtagaatatttagtggctaacctaattctactatgctctttaaaatacatttctctcttatggaatatttttgcgagaacatgggctatcttttccCATCTTTTGCTTTTtcccttttatttatttatttatttatttattttggacttcttttgtatccatcttttatatatttttgcaaaacccatgtctctctttataacaaatttttgagagaaatattatcaagaacttagagcatttattctaataaaacctaatatttttttttgtcttctcccagtgtaggagcagaacattttgaggtggataaAGAACATATTTTTTGCGTAGTTCTAGTATTGAAGCAGCACATATATATggcgtgtacatgatcttgatcttgggaacatgataaatctctcaacaagggtcaacaaaacttgacaaaactcaacacagagcaagcatcttatgtggaaggtttttaatgagactaatatatggctctggtaggaaattctacatcattgaggagacaagctattgattttgaatttttgtaagaaaatttcccaagtactttgcaaaaaaaagcaaggtttctttcatcatataatatctcattcatcaactatttAGATAGCATGTTTTCCCTATGATATATTATTCACAAGTGACAGGAAAAGCATGAAATAAAGAATATGCGTACCTCCACTTTGAACCAATGAATGCCTTTACTCGAACTTTCTCCCAGTATGTACATATCAGCTAGACttcgtgataacgggccatggaacaattttcgctagccaatagatctactcaagatcagacatgccttaaacACACGCTatgtacgatcaagattgatataaaacagccgataaaacataactcatcgtttaaagtgtagattagatcagtttagattaacaaacaatgggttaaacaagatataaggccgatctagatcaatcccaatcgggtgaagtgatattactgtaattaaataaataataaaagcaacaagcaatatcggtaacttaatgaatctatccaaaggaacgccacccttggatagagccgataacttgaccttaatctagttcgagcagtggaggtcgaccagatcgatacagccgtatttgaactagacaagaatcgataactagcttataccagagtcgcagtggaagtcgatcggatcgatacagccgtacgagcggaagtataagccatgacagacaagcagtggaggtcgactggatcgatgcagccgtacttgctgaagaactcgccgagatctactctactcctactcctaaggggtggctagagccgaaaaagtaagtaacttgtatttgattgattgtgtgtttgatACAATAGCTGGggatttatatttataccctgggctgataagagtcctaaacgaacatgactaaataaaaagaaataccaagatacatggactctaatttcccttatgtagaatccttgctgatgaagcttccttatTTGAtacatgtccttgtttctttcatactaatatgcacctggacgtcatgtctctctcaaattaattaaataatatttcttggctggctcataaatatcccttaattagaaaACTTTctcgcttttgacatcatcggccgatctcttcctttacaggataagcttaccaaattttggtgtaaacacggcTGCTGCGTGCAGCCGGCACGTCAATGCCTCTCTGGAAGGGTTTCGTTGGGATGGCGGGGCAGTGACGACGGTGGCGACAACAGGATAGGGTCCGGATCTTGGTCGGATGTTTATGCTGGGGAACCCTTTGGGCGAAAGCCTTGACGACGGCGACGTCTTTGGGCGCCGCATCCCCTGCTGAGGGCGTCGTGTTCCCTAGCATTGCCTTCCACGGGTGAAAACCCGGTCCATCTTGGATGAGCGACGGTGGCGTTTTGTCGACGTCATGCCCTTCTTGAAGGCATCGTTGATTGGATCTTGTCTCAACCACGACGTTGCCTTCGGTTGATGCTCTTAGCTTCTCGGCGCCTGGTCTGCGTGTGGAGGGAGGACTTGCAGCGTGAAGTCGGAGCTGCTGCGTCAAGGGATgtggctcggcaacgatgacatgAGGCAAACCACCCCCTCTTTCGTCTACTGGGAGGCTTTGAAGGTGTGGCAAATGCCGGGGGTGGGGCGGAGGGTCAAGATAGGAAGTCAGAGCTGCTCTTTGTTttgagcttggcaacgatgacctGTTGCGGCCTCTCGCTTTGGGCcatcttttttttcttcattaGGCTGGTCCGTGTTTGCcatgggaagtcggagctgctggtTGTTTTGTAACCacgctcggcaacgatgactcaTGACAGTTTTGTTTCCATTCCGCGTCGCGTGGGTGGGTCAGCCATTCGTGTGGCATGTGTTGGCACCACGTTTGGCTACCCTTCTTGTACATAATTTTCTTTtgtcttaattgagcggcagagctcctgcctttgtttcaaaaaaaaaagtgatgCCATACCTTTTTTCAAGGAGAGAgacagggagagagaggaagagaataATATTATCATGTCCTTTTGCTGGGGGGAAAGGTGCTGTGGCTGGTGGCCCTTGGTTTCTGAAGAGGCAATTAACTTTCCTTTTGAGAATTTTATTCGGTCAACCCTTTTTGTATGATTCCTGTCATTCTCATTCTTCCATTACCCTCATGTATTTTTAGGTCTTAGGAAATGTTCTGAATTACATTCTTGAAGTAAACCAGATACAGGGGAAAGATGATATGTCTACAAATGTTCCTGTTCTATGAAAAATTATAACGTGTACGAAATCCTCATTTTTCAGTTCTCCAGATGCCTGGAACTTTTATGAGATGTATGTAGAAGTGACAATGCCGGAAGGTTTTAAATCACAGAAGAACCTCCCTAGTTaatagttatgcattttacatcATGATGTACAGCTGTAATCCCAGCAAAAAGTAGTGAAAACATGCTTGAATCTACTTGAGCTAGTGCTGCAAACCTACTAGAGGAGTAGTACTGGATTGAACATTCCTATGTATTATAAATTTATAATGGTTTCTAAACAAAATGTATCACTATTTGTTGTAAACATAACTGTCTCACCTGACCTGGAAATGGATCCTAAGTATCATTCCTACTTCACACGTTTATTCAGGACGTTCATTTACTTCTAACGTTTGCATTTGCAGCTTTGTACAAAGACAGCTTCATTTTCTAGTTGAAACTATACTGGTGCCTTGTTTGGATCCCCCTATCTGCCAAGGCAACTGCCAGTAAATGATACTTTCCCACTGGAGACATGGTTACATCAAAAGAGTTACATCAAAAGAGTGATGCATCCTATAAAGCTTCTATGGAAATATGGTTCAAGGGAATTTGTGCCAGAAGCTCTGCTCAAGCCAGCAGTTATTTGAGTTGACAAACTGTTATTTTTTTGGTGAAGCAAGCTTTGAATCTGATCAATGGCTTGAAGCTCAAGGCCAAATGTCCGCCCCGTAACTGGTCACCTCGTTGGACTTTCGATTATCCAGACTCTCTAGGCTTGCAGTGCTTTGTACAGGTGAGTTTTGTACTTGTGGAGCTGCGGTTGGACCTCCGAACGCATCACTCCCTAGTAAATCCAACCCTGTGGTTGTGAGCATATTCAAAGCTTGGCACATCTTTCTTGAGTTCAGATATGGTGCCAGGCCAAGGTCGCCTAGGCCACAAGATATAGCACTTCTCGCTACCATATCCTCTGCCATCTTTACCTGCAATTCAAACGGATTGGTTAGACTGATAGAGAGTCGCAACATTTGTGATGGTTCAGTTGTTGTGGCAACTGTTTCTGCGAGAAGCGAACTGCTCACCTTGACTCTTAACGCTTCTACATCAGATTTGAGGATTCTGTTGTCTGTGACTGCAGTACTGAACTGCTGGTTGGCCTCTGAAAGTTGCTGGAACAATGTTGCATTTTCACCTTTAAGTCGTTCAACCTGATTATGAGGGAACATATCAGTGTGCATCCCATAAAACTCACAGCATCACATCCTTAGTTGGAAGTCATTCCTGGCCAAGTGGTTATGGTACCTGTGACTCAAGTTCAGACATTTGCGCCTGTTTTCTCCGCCTAGACCGTCGCGCAGACTCCCTGTTGGACACCATCCTGAAATTTACAAGAACAATGCATCCACAACAAGACGTAAGCTCTCTGTTCAGACATTTGTTGGAAACTTGCATGATTTCTCTGCAGGCTTGATCTATTCATACCTTCTAATTCGCTTCGTTTCAATGGGTTTGTTGCCTCGCTCATATGGAACTCCCTCTGCCTCATAGAGTGATTCGCTGTCGGAGTCTGACTCGCTTTCAAGAGCATGGTTCGCTGAGGTGGTTGCCCCGAGGCTGGCTGTGACCAGGACAATGCGGCAGGTGAGCAATACTTATCATGAGCCTAATTGGATGTTTTTTAGAATTCCGCATAATTCGGATGTGATCATACTCTAAATCGATTGGACTAGCTGTTAACATATATTCAAATAGGCCTGTTTAGCAGGCAGGAATTTCCATAGAAGTTTGGACAGATGAAAACACTGAGCTGTTTAAAATCCCATAGGATTCATGTGCAAATTGTAAACGGTTGTGGTTCACATATCCAATCAACAAATGATCACAATTATCTATCATTCGTACAGAGATCAGAGCATTTGACGACATAGTTAAATTCGAGTTTGTATAGATTGCAGTTGAAGGAGCAGGGCTGTATATCCCTTACCGGAGATGGACGCCGTCCGCGACATGTCTGGGTTCATCGTGCGGACGCTCCCATACCACCAACTGCTTTCATCCATGGTGTTCTGCTCGGGCACAAGCAGATCTTTGGTTAGTAATGAAACCACAGGCAAGCGTAGCGAACTCTACCTATCTTCTTTGGAAACAGAGATGAATTTTCAGTTGCGCTGCAATCACATTGCTCGTGGCTGTCAGCGCTCACCGAGTCGGCGAAACCGACGCCGGGCAgggcgccgccggcgccgggcgAGAACACGCCGCTCCCTCCGGGCTCGCCTGGTCCGCCGCACCCGGGATTGCCAcgcccggcggcggcgcgggcgtcgTCGCCGCTCTCGCGGATGAACGCCTCCAGCTGCAGCTCCGACGCGCACTTCTTCATCCCGCCAGCCGGTGTACCGCGAGAGTTGACGCCGACCGCACCTGTGCCTCCCGTCCCGGCGTGGTGGTGTCGCTCGCCGTCGTGCCGTGCCGACGGTTTTTGAAGGGGTGGGGCGCGGACAGAAATCTGGTGGTACGTGGAAAGGTTAGCTGGGGTGCTGGGGGATAAACCGCCTCGTCAAATGGATGGTGACGCGGGATGACTCGGATCCGCGTCGGCCTTGGCGAGGCAACGACGCCGATGCGGGGGCAcgcgcgcgcgcccgtggccgccGACAGGGGGGCCCCGCGTCCGGTGGGCCGTGGCTGTCACGGTACGGGGGTCGGATGGGACGAGGCGGCGGCGACTGTCAGCGGGGCGCGGGCGCGTATCTCGCGATGAAagcgagggagagggaggcgcgTGCGTCCGAGTCGGCACGGGGCTCGGGATCTGCCTCGTGGGCCGTGGGGGGCGGGCCCCGGCCCGGCCGCCGCGTCCGCGCGGCCACACGATCCGCGCGGCCTGGTGAGTGGGCGATGATGTGGCGCGGTTGACCGGGGAAAGGGACAAGGGACGGAGACGCACTCGTGGAGCTGCGTCGGACGGGACAGCGGTTGCCGGGCTTTTCGAAGCGATCCTGCTCTAGCGGCGTGACTGAGGGTGGCCTCGGTGGTCAGGCTCTTTTTTCCGAAAGGCGGTAGTGGCTCGATTGTTTTCGTTATCCGGAGGGTGATCAGATCAGGGTTTACCGACTTACGGTCTGTTCGCTTTGCTCATATATGATCGCGAATTATAAgctgaaatattatttttttctcgcaccaaactagccagcagtaaataatccacgatcggcctgccgaacaggctgttgATGTGCGATGTTAAGTGGCAGTGAAGCCGTGGCCATTAGCAACCAGGCATGCACGGGTGACACGCCATAGGGAGGTCGGTCGGTTGCATAATTCGAATGCTTCTGTTGTACTCGCTCGGTTTCAAAATATAAGTGGTTTTAACTTTTTCTGGTTCATccattttattatgtatctacatATATTATTACTCTCTCCGTTCTAAagtataagtcgctttgactttttttgttcatttattttgctatgtatctagacatattattatatctagatatataacgAAATTGATATactaaaaaaaaaagtcaaaacgacttataatttggaacggagtgagtatatctaaatgcatagcaaaatgaacgcactaaaaaaattaaagcgacttataatttggaacagatggAGTAGTACATTAGTAGTTAGAATATTTCCATATGCTAAAACACCTAATTAGGGTACAGATCCTAAGAGTCGTGTGTTTGCGTATATAGTTGACCCCGGGGGATTTAGGATCTCGTTTGTCAACCGAGATTGGAAGAAACTTGTAGCTATAAGCAATCTAAAAAAGTATTTCTCAGTTTCGTGTCGAATGAAATGTTGTACAGTACtttatatatgcaagtgttttTTATAGGTTACGTATTCAGATATTCAGTGTCTTATGGGTTATCTAAATATTTTATGTAATATAACAGCTCTTTCCTCATTTTGTTCGGTATATATGCACCATGCGCTCCAAGCTGGGCCGTGGTCTCTGCTCACCGCTCGGCCGAGCTGCTCGCCGGCCTCTCTGTGCTAGGCGTAATGTTCGGCGATATGGCAGTCACTTTGGGCCAGGATGGGCTTAAGATCCTGTTTAGTTGGGCTTTTAAATCTGTTTTTTTGCTTTTGCAAAAGCCAACAAAAGGGTTCAAAAGCCACGACTGCTTTAGGCCAAAAGCAACTTTTAGGcctcgtttggcagggcttcacttcactagtgaagccaattttttttttgcttcagctctaCGAAtagttccaccggtggagctgaagcggttttggtaaaccgtttggcaaaatggcttccctgtgagagcatgtttttaggggcctggaggaggagtcgggagaagccactttttttgctccatcccaccccaaatcactgtagAGTCTCAAACGGCTCCTGAAGacggtggagaagccctgccaaacggggccttactcTAGTACAAAACTGAAAACACCTCACCTCCTACTTTCAGCTGCTTTTGGGCCAAAAAATACCCACCCGCCACTGGTTATGAGATACcagtttgtttttttttgttttcttttcctctcAGCGCCAGCTACGGCGGTGGTCGCGAGACAGAGACGCACGAGGGCTGCCCTGGCCCCTTCAACCATATAATAATTAgttcaccataaaaatttcaccacaattagaccatagaagctgcagctttgaattaattacaaaaaagtatagatctaaagctataacaaaaactttgtactaaagcataccatattatattttCCTTTTAGAACCACCTATAACTGggtcagggaggtaaaatgaacggttttaaaagttgagagagGTGGTTTACCCGATTTTGAAGTTTAGGGAGGAAAACTAGACTTTGAGGATAGTTCAGAGAGATAAAATGGACTTTTTCCTTTTAAAAACCTTGGGAATTCCATTCCACGCGCACGATTTCTGACTTACTAGACTTTAGCGAAATTGGAAATCTAACTTATACAATATAAGTTATATACAACCTGTCCGCTTATTggttcagtcagggcttatcagccagccaatagtgttttcctctcacggCAAACCAACACTCGTCGGGCTTATCAGTccaaaaaccaaccagcaaacaggccgaTAACCATTTTTATACGGTACAGATTCAGTGTCAAGATTCTTAGCCATGGAGGGATGTCGTGCACATTCCTTGATCAGACAACCTTTCCTCAAATGAGCTTCAAATCGACCAtacttagagcaagtataatagcaggctgtaagctgactaaatgctgaggtggaggagagaggggaggagagagaggagaagcggactgtaagcttacagccggcttgggcacaagaaccaagaaagtctgtgagagagacaagtgggccatgtattaactgtacagagctaactactatatgagtgggctgagagaaggctacaaaaaaccttacagccagcaagccgactgtattattagccttctcTTATGCTATGTGTGGAGGAAGCCGGCCATTGCGGCATGGTAAGAAGAAAACAAGGATTTTCTTTCTGGAACAACGCTTCATTAATTAAGCAGCAATATTATAATCAAACTGCAGACAAGGCTGCAAGAAGGTAGGGGCCTCGGCCCAAACAAAAGAGGCTAAACAAGAAGCAGCATGTTGAGCGCATAATAAGTGTGCTACAAAATTCGCTCATCTTTTAGTGTGGACTGTGGAGAATCTGAAACGAGGTGTTTGACTCATGAGAGAACGCCCCATCAGCATTGATCTTCAAGTGCCCGAGATCCGGCAACCACCAGCGCATCACCTGCATCGCCTCCCCTCCACTCCAGTGTCCGCCTTGTATCCACTGACGAGTTCACTGTAGGAAGAAAACATGAATTTTTGTCATCACACACTTATGATTTTTGTTTGGTTCAACCATGGTAACAGGGCGGACAGGAGCGCAATGGGTTACCGATCAAATCAAACGGCCTTATTATCCTATACCACGACACCTCCCCTTTTTGTTCAACAAAATTTAACATTCAATTTACACACGCTGGAAGATGGTCCGACAAGCTTGCACTTGCACACCCCGACAATCTCCGGCCGTCACACACGTCTCTGAAGAAATTAATAAACGACGCCGCCCGCGCCTCCCACAAACGTATGCCACCATGGCACACggacatcacacacacacacacaacgttTGCACCGAAACCACACTGTGTTTGTCTCTATTCGGAGTGCGACAGCGGCTCGCCTGGTGGCCgcgacgccgccgccggctcTCCGTCGCTCAGGAACGACGAGGCGGTGCTGCTGTCGTCGGCGGTGTCGCGCTCCCGGAGCTCCTCGATGCGCGCGAGCGCCTCCTCGAGGCCCCAGCGCCGGCCCACGTCGGGCTCGCAGCAGCCGAGCCCGACCTGGAGCAGCTTCACCATCTGGCCCTCGCCGCTCCGCGTCCCCCGCATGTCGTTGTCGAACACCTCGCCGGTCCACTCCTCCCGCACCACCGAGTTGACCCACCCGGCGAGGTCGGTGCCCGCGCGGCCCTGCCGGAGGTAGTTGGTGGGGAACTTGCCCGTCAGCACCTCCAGGATGAGGATGCCCAGGCTCCACACGTCGCTCTTCCGGCCCGGCCGCCCGCCCTGCGCCGCGCACTCGGGGGATTTGTACGCCACCATCACCTGCGCCGCGTGCTGCGGCGTCACCATGGGCGCCAGCGCGTAGTCGCTCAGCAGTGGCTCGCAGGTGGCGTCCAGCAGGACGTTGGAGGACTTGAGGTGCCCGTGCGGCACCATCAGCATCGGCAGCTC
The nucleotide sequence above comes from Miscanthus floridulus cultivar M001 chromosome 18, ASM1932011v1, whole genome shotgun sequence. Encoded proteins:
- the LOC136520902 gene encoding bZIP transcription factor RISBZ5-like, whose amino-acid sequence is MKKCASELQLEAFIRESGDDARAAAGRGNPGCGGPGEPGGSGVFSPGAGGALPGVGFADSNTMDESSWWYGSVRTMNPDMSRTASISASLGATTSANHALESESDSDSESLYEAEGVPYERGNKPIETKRIRRMVSNRESARRSRRRKQAQMSELESQVERLKGENATLFQQLSEANQQFSTAVTDNRILKSDVEALRVKVKMAEDMVARSAISCGLGDLGLAPYLNSRKMCQALNMLTTTGLDLLGSDAFGGPTAAPQVQNSPVQSTASLESLDNRKSNEVTSYGADIWP